One stretch of Penaeus vannamei isolate JL-2024 chromosome 7, ASM4276789v1, whole genome shotgun sequence DNA includes these proteins:
- the LOC113800154 gene encoding uncharacterized protein: MVERIFQGISKSVICSFVPQMCQDIINTHRPEVMKCPQTPKAWKKDTQGFSKKWNYHNCGGALDGKHVPIKKPTNGGSVYYNYKNLHSIVLMAVADANYKFLYVDVGAERGAGYGGMRSKCDLNQAIEKKRAGFPEAIPFYLISDDAFALKPWLMKPYSHQSQVHHEKIFNYRLSRACRVVENPFGLLQARTSV; encoded by the exons ATGGTTGAAAGGATATTCCAAGG AATCTCCAAGAGTGTCATTTGCAGCTTTGTGCCTCAAATGTGCCAAGACATCATCAACACTCACAGACCTGAAGTTATGAAGTGCCCCCAAACTCCCAAGGCATGGAAGAAGGACACCCAGGGATTTTCTAAGAAATGGAACTACCATAACTGTGGAGGTGCGCTTGATGGGAAGCATGTCCCAATAAAGAAACCAACAAATGGAGGATCAGTGTACTATAACTACAAGAATCTCCACAGTATTGTACTCATGGCCGTCGCAGATGCAAACTACAAATTCCTGTACGTCGACGTAGGCGCTGAACGAGGTGCTGGATATGGAGGAATGCGGTCTAAGTGTGACCTTAATCAAGCCATTGAGAAGAAGCGAGCCGGATTCCCGGAGGCAATCCCCTTCTATCTGATAAGTGATGATGCCTTCGCCCTCAAGCCATGGCTGATGAAACCGTACTCACACCAATCCCAGGTGCACCATGAGAAGATCTTCAACTACAGATTATCACGCGCTTGTCGTGTGGTAGAAAATCCATTTGGACTCCTCCAAGCAAGAACAAGTGTTTAG